From a single Calothrix sp. NIES-2098 genomic region:
- a CDS encoding Miro domain-containing protein, producing the protein MTNEELLEVIKKAARDRVTQLNLYGEKLTSLPAEIAQLANLTQLDLSHNQLTRLPAELGQLSNLTQLGISHNQLTRLPAEIGQLFNLTQLDLSHNQLTRLPVEIGQLHNLTQLDLSWNFQLKTLPAEIGQLSNLTQLDLSWNFRLKTLPTEIGQLSNLTQLDLRDNRLTTLPAEIGQLSNLTQLVLWGNRLTTLPAEIGQLFNLTQLDLRDNRLTTLPVEIGQLFNLTQLVL; encoded by the coding sequence ATGACAAATGAAGAACTGCTGGAAGTAATTAAAAAAGCTGCCAGGGATCGGGTTACACAGCTTAATCTTTATGGTGAAAAATTAACTTCATTACCAGCAGAGATTGCTCAACTTGCTAACCTTACTCAGCTTGACCTCAGTCATAATCAACTGACGAGGCTGCCAGCAGAGCTTGGTCAACTTTCTAACCTCACTCAACTTGGCATTAGCCATAATCAACTGACGAGGCTGCCAGCAGAGATTGGTCAACTTTTTAACCTCACTCAACTTGACCTGAGCCATAATCAACTGACGAGGCTGCCAGTAGAGATTGGTCAACTTCATAACCTCACTCAACTTGACCTCAGTTGGAATTTTCAACTAAAGACGCTGCCAGCAGAGATTGGTCAACTTTCCAATCTCACTCAGCTTGACCTCAGTTGGAATTTTCGACTAAAGACGTTGCCAACAGAGATTGGTCAACTTTCCAATCTCACTCAGCTTGACCTCCGAGATAATCGACTGACGACACTGCCAGCAGAGATTGGTCAACTTTCCAACCTCACTCAGCTTGTTCTCTGGGGTAATCGACTGACGACACTGCCAGCAGAAATTGGTCAACTTTTCAACCTCACTCAGCTTGACCTCCGGGATAATCGACTGACAACACTGCCAGTAGAAATTGGTCAACTTTTCAACCTCACTCAGCTTGTTCTCTAG